A genomic stretch from Halichoerus grypus chromosome 7, mHalGry1.hap1.1, whole genome shotgun sequence includes:
- the SYNPO2L gene encoding synaptopodin 2-like protein isoform X1, whose amino-acid sequence MGAEEKVLVTLSGGAPWGFRLHGGAEQRKPLQVSKIRRRSQAGRAGLRERDQLLAINGVSCTSLSHASAMSLIDASGNQLVLTVRRAEDEGPVRSPSPGELQVLSPLSPLSPEPPGAPVPQPLQPGSLLSPPDSEAYYGETDSDADGPATQEKPRRPRRRGPTRPSPPGALPDEVYLSDSPAEPAPAVAGPPGQVDSRVSSPAWEDGATLQPPPAEALLLPHGPLRPGPHLIPMVGPVPHPVAEDLTTTYTQKAKQAKLQRAESLQEKSVKEAKTKCRTIASLLTAAPNPHSKGVLMFKKRRQRAKKYTLVSFGAAAGTGAEEEDGVPPTSESELDEETFSDARSLTNQCDWDSPYLDMELARPGSAAAEGQGGQLSEASGRGAQLFEQQRQRTASSTQELARDGPAAMLNGQGLQSPPRAQSAPPEAAMLPPSPSPAPVASPSPFLSGGGAPTPAPNIFNRSARPFTPGLQGQRPGTTSVIFRPLAPKRANESLGGLSPAPPPFLSPPQGPTPLPSHVPASGSPSTPRSSGPVTATSSLYIPAPNRPVTPGGTPEPPAPPSAAAMTSTASIFLSAPLRPSARPEAPAPGPGAPEPPSAREQRISVPAARTGILQEARRRGTRKQMFRPGKEETKNSPNPELLSLVQNLDEKPRAGGAESGPEEDALSLGAEACNFMQPPGGRSYKTRSHVTPKTPPPMSPKTPPPMPPKTPPPVAPKPPSRGLLDGLVNGAAPSAGIPEPARLQGRGGELFAKRQSRADRYVVEATPSPGLGLGSRPRSPSPTPSLPPSWKYSPNIRAPPPIAYNPLLSPFFPQAARTLPNKAQSQGPRATPKQGIKALDFMRHQPYQLKTAMFCFDEVPQTPGPTSLGPRKTARVQEIRRFSTPAPQPTAEPLGPTVLAPRAATTLDEPIWRAELASTPVLSPAPPPESPRGLGTSPSSCGFQVARPRFSATRTGLQAHVWRPGAGHH is encoded by the exons ATGGGTGCTGAGGAGAAGGTGCTGGTCACATTGTCAGGGGGAGCTCCCTGGGGCTTCCGACTTCACGGGGGGGCCGAGCAGAGGAAACCTTTACAGGTGTCCAAG ATCCGAAGACGGAGCCAGGCTGGCAGAGCAGGACTCCGAGAGAGGGACCAGCTTTTGGCCATCAATGGGGTCTCCTGCACCAGCCTCTCTCATGCCAGTGCCATGAGCCTCATTGATGCCTCAGGGAATCAGCTGGTCCTCACGGTGCGGCG GGCAGAGGATGAGGGGCCTGTGCGGTCTCCATCCCCTGGTGAGCTTCAGGTGCTGTCACCCTTATCTCCACTGAGTCCTGAGCCCCCTGGCGCTCCAGTTCCCCAGCCTCTTCAGCCCGGGAGCCTCCTCTCACCCCCTGACAGTGAGGCTTACTACGGAGAGACAGACAGTGATGCCGATGGCCCTGCCACCCAGGAGAAGCCCCGCCGACCCCGCCGCAGAGGTCCCACGAGGCCCTCCCCTCCAGGAGCCCTGCCTGATGAGGTCTACCTATCCGACAGCCCTGCAGAGCCAGCACCTGCCGTCGCTGGTCCTCCCGGTCAGGTTGACAGCCGTGTGAGCTCCCCAGCTTGGGAGGATGGGGCAACCCTTCAGCCACCCCCAGCTGAGGCCCTGCTGTTGCCCCACGGCCCCCTCCGGCCTGGCCCTCATCTCATCCCTATGGTGGGGCCTGTTCCCCACCCGGTGGCAGAAGACCTCACTACCACCTACACCCAGAAGGCCAAGCAAGCCA AACTGCAACGGGCAGAGAGCCTCCAAGAGAAGAGTGTGAAGGAGGCCAAGACCAAATGCAGGACGATTGCATCCCTACTAACTGCAGCCCCCAATCCCCACTCCAAGGGGGTGCTTATGTTTAAGAAACGACGGCAGAGAGCCAAGAAGTACACCCTAGTGAGCTTCGGGGCTGCAGCTGGGACAGGCGCTGAGGAAGAAGACGGGGTCCCTCCCACGAGCGAGTCCGAACTGGACGAGGAGACCTTCTCCGACGCCCGCAGCCTCACCAACCAGTGCGACTGGGACAGCCCCTATCTGGACATGGAGCTGGCCAGGCCAGGCTCGGCTGCAGCAGAGGGCCAGGGCGGGCAGCTGAGTGAGGCCTCGGGCAGAGGGGCCCAGCTCTTTGAACAGCAGCGCCAGCGCACAGCCTCCAGCACCCAGGAGCTGGCGCGGGATGGTCCAGCAGCCATGCTCAATGGGCAGGGCCTGCAGTCACCACCTCGGGCCCAGAGTGCTCCTCCGGAGGCGGCTATGCTCCCACCCAGCCCTTCGCCAGCCCCTGTAGCCAGCCCCAGTCCCTTCCTCTCAGGCGGTGGAGCCCCAACCCCAGCTCCAAACATCTTTAACCGGTCAGCCAGGCCCTTCACCCCAGGCTTACAAGGGCAGCGGCCAGGTACCACTTCGGTGATTTTCCGGCCGCTAGCTCCCAAGAGGGCTAACGAAAGCCTGGGAGGCCTCAGCCCCGCCCCACCGCCCTTCCTGTCCCCTCCACAGGGGCCCACCCCTCTGCCCAGCCACGTGCCAGCCTCCGGTTCCCCCAGCACTCCACGCTCCTCGGGCCCCGTGACAGCCACAAGTTCCCTGTACATCCCAGCCCCCAATCGTCCTGTAACGCCAGGAGGAACCCCAGAGCCTCCCGCTCCCCCTAGCGCCGCTGCCATGACCTCCACCGCTTCTATCTTCCTATCGGCACCTCTGCGACCCTCTGCGCGCCCAGAGGCTCCCGCCCCAGGCCCCGGGGCACCTGAGCCCCCCAGCGCTCGGGAGCAGCGCATCTCCGTGCCCGCTGCCCGCACTGGCATCCTCCAGGAGGCCCGGCGACGGGGAACCCGGAAGCAGATGTTCCGGCCGGGAAAGGAGGAGACGAAGAACTCGCCCAACCCCGAGCTGCTATCGTTGGTGCAGAACCTGGATGAAAAACCCCGGGCCGGGGGAGCGGAATCTGGTCCAGAGGAGGATGCTCTGAGCCTCGGGGCTGAAGCCTGCAACTTCATGCAGCCACCAGGGGGCAGGAGTTACAAGACTCGGTCTCACGTGACACCTAAAACCCCGCCTCCAATGTCTCCCAAGACCCCGCCCCCAATGCCTCCTAAGACTCCACCCCCGGTGGCTCCTAAGCCCCCATCTCGAGGGTTGCTTGATGGGCTAGTGAATGGGGCAGCCCCTTCGGCTGGAATCCCTGAGCCAGCAAGGCttcagggcaggggtggggagctgtTTGCCAAGCGGCAGAGCCGAGCAGACAGGTATGTGGTGGAAGCTACACCTAGTCCTGGCCTGGGCCTTGGCTCTCGGCCCAGAAGCCCTTCCCCTACACCTTCACTCCCCCCTTCCTGGAAATATTCACCCAACATTCGTGCCCCACCTCCTATTGCTTACAACCCACTGCTCTCACCCTTTTTCCCCCAGGCTGCTCGAACGCTCCCTAATAAGGCccaatcccagggtcctcgggCAACCCCCAAGCAGGGTATCAAGGCTCTGGATTTCATGCGGCACCAGCCCTACCAACTTAAAACTGCCATGTTCTGTTTCGATGAGGTTCCCCAGACTCCTGGCCCCACTTCCTTAGGGCCCCGCAAAACTGCCCGAGTCCAGGAGATCCGCCGATTTTCCACTCCAGCACCCCAGCCCACTGCAGAACCCCTGGGCCCCACTGTGCTTGCCCCACGAGCAGCCACTACATTGGATGAGCCCATCTGGAGGGCAGAGCTGGCCTCAACCCCTGTCCTtagcccagcccctcctccagagTCTCCTAGGGGTCTCGGGACTTCCCCCAGCTCCTGTGGCTTCCAGGTAGCCAGGCCCCGGTTCTCAGCCACCAGAACTGGATTGCAGGCTCATGTGTGGAGGCCGGGGGCAGGCCACCACTGA
- the SYNPO2L gene encoding synaptopodin 2-like protein isoform X2: METFEPIGQEPLSQANCNKAPDPASGLQDPFYAELQRAESLQEKSVKEAKTKCRTIASLLTAAPNPHSKGVLMFKKRRQRAKKYTLVSFGAAAGTGAEEEDGVPPTSESELDEETFSDARSLTNQCDWDSPYLDMELARPGSAAAEGQGGQLSEASGRGAQLFEQQRQRTASSTQELARDGPAAMLNGQGLQSPPRAQSAPPEAAMLPPSPSPAPVASPSPFLSGGGAPTPAPNIFNRSARPFTPGLQGQRPGTTSVIFRPLAPKRANESLGGLSPAPPPFLSPPQGPTPLPSHVPASGSPSTPRSSGPVTATSSLYIPAPNRPVTPGGTPEPPAPPSAAAMTSTASIFLSAPLRPSARPEAPAPGPGAPEPPSAREQRISVPAARTGILQEARRRGTRKQMFRPGKEETKNSPNPELLSLVQNLDEKPRAGGAESGPEEDALSLGAEACNFMQPPGGRSYKTRSHVTPKTPPPMSPKTPPPMPPKTPPPVAPKPPSRGLLDGLVNGAAPSAGIPEPARLQGRGGELFAKRQSRADRYVVEATPSPGLGLGSRPRSPSPTPSLPPSWKYSPNIRAPPPIAYNPLLSPFFPQAARTLPNKAQSQGPRATPKQGIKALDFMRHQPYQLKTAMFCFDEVPQTPGPTSLGPRKTARVQEIRRFSTPAPQPTAEPLGPTVLAPRAATTLDEPIWRAELASTPVLSPAPPPESPRGLGTSPSSCGFQVARPRFSATRTGLQAHVWRPGAGHH, encoded by the exons ATGGAGACCTTTGAGCCCATCGGCCAAGAGCCCCTCAGCCAAGCCAACTGCAACAAAGCCCCAGATCCAGCTTCTGGGCTCCAGGACCCATTCTATGCAG AACTGCAACGGGCAGAGAGCCTCCAAGAGAAGAGTGTGAAGGAGGCCAAGACCAAATGCAGGACGATTGCATCCCTACTAACTGCAGCCCCCAATCCCCACTCCAAGGGGGTGCTTATGTTTAAGAAACGACGGCAGAGAGCCAAGAAGTACACCCTAGTGAGCTTCGGGGCTGCAGCTGGGACAGGCGCTGAGGAAGAAGACGGGGTCCCTCCCACGAGCGAGTCCGAACTGGACGAGGAGACCTTCTCCGACGCCCGCAGCCTCACCAACCAGTGCGACTGGGACAGCCCCTATCTGGACATGGAGCTGGCCAGGCCAGGCTCGGCTGCAGCAGAGGGCCAGGGCGGGCAGCTGAGTGAGGCCTCGGGCAGAGGGGCCCAGCTCTTTGAACAGCAGCGCCAGCGCACAGCCTCCAGCACCCAGGAGCTGGCGCGGGATGGTCCAGCAGCCATGCTCAATGGGCAGGGCCTGCAGTCACCACCTCGGGCCCAGAGTGCTCCTCCGGAGGCGGCTATGCTCCCACCCAGCCCTTCGCCAGCCCCTGTAGCCAGCCCCAGTCCCTTCCTCTCAGGCGGTGGAGCCCCAACCCCAGCTCCAAACATCTTTAACCGGTCAGCCAGGCCCTTCACCCCAGGCTTACAAGGGCAGCGGCCAGGTACCACTTCGGTGATTTTCCGGCCGCTAGCTCCCAAGAGGGCTAACGAAAGCCTGGGAGGCCTCAGCCCCGCCCCACCGCCCTTCCTGTCCCCTCCACAGGGGCCCACCCCTCTGCCCAGCCACGTGCCAGCCTCCGGTTCCCCCAGCACTCCACGCTCCTCGGGCCCCGTGACAGCCACAAGTTCCCTGTACATCCCAGCCCCCAATCGTCCTGTAACGCCAGGAGGAACCCCAGAGCCTCCCGCTCCCCCTAGCGCCGCTGCCATGACCTCCACCGCTTCTATCTTCCTATCGGCACCTCTGCGACCCTCTGCGCGCCCAGAGGCTCCCGCCCCAGGCCCCGGGGCACCTGAGCCCCCCAGCGCTCGGGAGCAGCGCATCTCCGTGCCCGCTGCCCGCACTGGCATCCTCCAGGAGGCCCGGCGACGGGGAACCCGGAAGCAGATGTTCCGGCCGGGAAAGGAGGAGACGAAGAACTCGCCCAACCCCGAGCTGCTATCGTTGGTGCAGAACCTGGATGAAAAACCCCGGGCCGGGGGAGCGGAATCTGGTCCAGAGGAGGATGCTCTGAGCCTCGGGGCTGAAGCCTGCAACTTCATGCAGCCACCAGGGGGCAGGAGTTACAAGACTCGGTCTCACGTGACACCTAAAACCCCGCCTCCAATGTCTCCCAAGACCCCGCCCCCAATGCCTCCTAAGACTCCACCCCCGGTGGCTCCTAAGCCCCCATCTCGAGGGTTGCTTGATGGGCTAGTGAATGGGGCAGCCCCTTCGGCTGGAATCCCTGAGCCAGCAAGGCttcagggcaggggtggggagctgtTTGCCAAGCGGCAGAGCCGAGCAGACAGGTATGTGGTGGAAGCTACACCTAGTCCTGGCCTGGGCCTTGGCTCTCGGCCCAGAAGCCCTTCCCCTACACCTTCACTCCCCCCTTCCTGGAAATATTCACCCAACATTCGTGCCCCACCTCCTATTGCTTACAACCCACTGCTCTCACCCTTTTTCCCCCAGGCTGCTCGAACGCTCCCTAATAAGGCccaatcccagggtcctcgggCAACCCCCAAGCAGGGTATCAAGGCTCTGGATTTCATGCGGCACCAGCCCTACCAACTTAAAACTGCCATGTTCTGTTTCGATGAGGTTCCCCAGACTCCTGGCCCCACTTCCTTAGGGCCCCGCAAAACTGCCCGAGTCCAGGAGATCCGCCGATTTTCCACTCCAGCACCCCAGCCCACTGCAGAACCCCTGGGCCCCACTGTGCTTGCCCCACGAGCAGCCACTACATTGGATGAGCCCATCTGGAGGGCAGAGCTGGCCTCAACCCCTGTCCTtagcccagcccctcctccagagTCTCCTAGGGGTCTCGGGACTTCCCCCAGCTCCTGTGGCTTCCAGGTAGCCAGGCCCCGGTTCTCAGCCACCAGAACTGGATTGCAGGCTCATGTGTGGAGGCCGGGGGCAGGCCACCACTGA
- the MYOZ1 gene encoding myozenin-1: MPLSGTPAPNKKRKSSKLIMELTGGGQESSGLNLGKKISVPRDVMLEELSLLTNRGSKMFKLRQMRVEKFIYENHPDVFSDSSMDHFQKFLPTVGGQLGTAGQGFSYSKGSSGGQAGGSDSARQYGSDQQHHQGSGSGSGGTGGPAGQTGRGGDAGTAGVGETGTGDQTGGEGKHITVFKTYISPWERAMGVDPQQKVELGIDLLAYGAKPELPHYKSFNRTAMPYGGYEKASKRMTFQMPKFDLGPLLSEPLVLYNQSLSNRPSFNRTPIPWMSSGEPVDFNVDIGIPLDGETEEL; this comes from the exons ATGCCGCTCTCAGGAACCCCAGCCCCCAACAAGAAGAGGAAATCCAGCAAGCTGATCATGGAACTCACTGGAG GTGGACAGGAGAGCTCAGGCCTGAATCTGGGCAAGAAGATCAGTGTCCCAAGGGATGTGATGTTGGAAGAGCTGTCACTGCTCACTAATAGGGGCTCCAAGATGTTCAAACTGCGGCAGATGCGGGTAGagaaatttatttatgaaaaccACCCTGATGTCTTCTCTGACAGCTCAATG gATCACTTCCAGAAGTTCCTTCCCACAGTTGGGGGACAGCTGGGCACAGCTGGTCAGGGATTCTCCTACAGCAAGGGCAGCAGTGGAGGCCAGGCAGGGGGCAGTGACTCTGCCAGACAGTATGGCTCTGACCAGCAGCACCATCAGGGCTCTGGATCTGGATCTGGGGGTACAGGTGGTCCTGCGGGCCAGACTGGCAGAGGAGGAGATGCTGGGACAGCAGGGGTTGGCGAGACAGGAACAG GAGACCAGACAGGTGGAGAAGGAAAACATATCACTGTGTTCAAGACCTATATTTCCCCATGGGAGCGAGCCATGGGGGTTGACCCTCAACAAAAAGTGGAGCTTGGCATCGACCTGCTGGCCTATGGGGCCAAACCTGAACTCCCCCACTATAAATCCTTCAACAG GACGGCAATGCCTTATGGTGGATATGAGAAGGCCTCCAAACGCATGACCTTCCAGATGCCCAAGTTTGATCTGGGGCCCCTACTGAGCGAACCCCTGGTCCTCTACAACCAGAGCCTCTCCAACAGACCTTCTTTCAATCGAACCCCTATTCCCTGGATGAGCTCTGGGGAGCCAGTAGACTTCAACGTGGATATTGGCATCCCCTTGGATGGAGAAACAGAGGAGCTATGA